In Anaerostipes hadrus ATCC 29173 = JCM 17467, a single genomic region encodes these proteins:
- a CDS encoding cupin domain-containing protein, which produces MFLKNEDVKIGTIPDANGSDNPLKKMEFLTEKEMKDSSRLFGKVIVPPGSALAYHTHEGEGEAYHILQGKGLYNDNGTKYEVHPGDTTFTCDGAGHAIENIGDEDLVFMALILLDK; this is translated from the coding sequence ATGTTTTTAAAAAATGAAGATGTAAAAATTGGCACAATTCCTGATGCAAATGGTTCTGATAACCCATTAAAGAAAATGGAATTCTTAACAGAAAAAGAAATGAAAGATAGCAGTCGTCTGTTCGGAAAAGTCATCGTACCACCTGGTTCTGCTCTTGCATATCACACTCATGAAGGTGAAGGCGAAGCTTACCATATCCTTCAGGGAAAAGGACTTTATAATGACAATGGTACAAAATATGAAGTACATCCAGGAGATACTACATTCACATGTGATGGAGCTGGACATGCCATTGAGAATATCGGAGACGAAGATCTTGTATTTATGGCACTAATCTTACTTGATAAATAA
- a CDS encoding histidinol-phosphatase HisJ family protein yields the protein MFADYHVHSHFSEDTDFPMELEIQKAIKLGMDELCFTEHSDYDVPTVVNCDYDAYFEEMEKMKDKYKGQITLKTGIEFGIQTHTTKAYEETFRQYPFDFVIFSCHQVENKEYWRQEPQEGKTQLEYNRRYYQEILDVVKVYKDYSILGHLDVIKRYDKQGEIEFEKIQDLIEQIFEVVIADGKGIELNTSSRAYKLKSLMPSKEILKLYHDMGGKIITIGSDAHNADRIGDCVMESQKILKDIGFDGIYTFEKMKPEFHRF from the coding sequence ATGTTTGCAGATTATCATGTACATTCACATTTTAGTGAAGACACAGATTTCCCAATGGAACTTGAAATTCAGAAAGCGATCAAATTAGGGATGGATGAATTATGTTTTACAGAACATTCAGATTATGATGTGCCAACTGTCGTTAATTGTGATTATGATGCTTATTTTGAAGAAATGGAAAAAATGAAAGATAAGTATAAAGGGCAGATCACATTAAAGACAGGAATTGAATTTGGAATTCAGACGCATACGACGAAAGCGTATGAAGAAACATTCAGACAGTATCCGTTTGATTTTGTAATCTTTTCTTGTCATCAAGTTGAAAACAAAGAATATTGGAGACAAGAGCCACAGGAAGGAAAGACACAGTTAGAATACAATCGAAGGTATTATCAGGAGATTTTGGATGTTGTTAAAGTATACAAAGATTACAGCATTCTTGGTCATCTTGATGTGATCAAAAGATATGATAAGCAAGGAGAGATCGAATTTGAAAAGATTCAGGATCTGATCGAGCAGATTTTTGAAGTTGTGATCGCAGACGGAAAAGGAATTGAACTTAATACTTCAAGTCGTGCATATAAACTGAAAAGTCTAATGCCATCAAAAGAAATTCTGAAACTGTATCATGATATGGGAGGTAAGATCATTACGATTGGATCAGATGCACATAATGCAGACCGGATCGGTGACTGCGTAATGGAGTCACAGAAGATTTTAAAAGATATTGGTTTTGATGGAATTTATACTTTTGAAAAGATGAAACCAGAATTTCATAGATTTTAA
- a CDS encoding ATP-binding protein — MKTKDFFRMEYAQILIYIVFLGLLEVLLFIFEVNYFLMIYLLLIGLILEGVYLCQRYMKKYRYYKKVKAKLDILEQKCMITEMLELPDFAEGEFLYEILQTCNKSMNDEILKYKIEAAGYREYIEMWIHEVKTPLAATRLILENHPSEITRAMDEEMQQINYYLEQALYYARSNSVEKDYLVKELSLKEVVENAVKANAKSLIGNKIKIKIENLDQKIFSDEKWVLFILNQVISNAIKYKKEEAEISFCARCEKNEILLEIRDNGIGISPKDLPRITDKGYTGTTGRNYQKSTGMGLYLCKKLCSKLQLSFYIESKEEEYTKVTIGFPRNSMIFLNEE; from the coding sequence ATGAAAACCAAAGATTTTTTTAGAATGGAGTATGCCCAGATTCTGATATATATTGTATTTTTGGGATTATTGGAAGTGTTGCTTTTTATTTTTGAAGTGAATTATTTTCTTATGATATATTTGCTGCTGATCGGATTGATTCTGGAAGGAGTTTATTTATGCCAGCGGTATATGAAAAAATATCGGTATTATAAAAAAGTGAAAGCAAAACTGGATATACTGGAACAAAAATGCATGATAACAGAAATGTTAGAATTGCCAGATTTTGCAGAAGGAGAGTTTCTATATGAAATATTGCAGACGTGCAACAAGTCCATGAATGATGAGATATTGAAATATAAGATAGAGGCAGCAGGATACCGAGAATATATTGAGATGTGGATTCATGAAGTAAAAACACCATTGGCAGCAACAAGACTGATCCTTGAAAATCATCCAAGTGAGATAACACGGGCAATGGATGAAGAAATGCAGCAGATCAATTATTATTTGGAGCAGGCATTGTATTATGCGAGGAGTAATAGTGTAGAGAAAGACTATCTAGTGAAAGAGTTAAGTTTAAAAGAAGTGGTAGAAAATGCGGTAAAAGCAAATGCAAAAAGTCTGATCGGAAATAAGATAAAAATTAAAATAGAGAATCTGGATCAGAAGATCTTCAGCGATGAAAAATGGGTTTTATTTATATTAAATCAAGTTATCAGCAATGCAATAAAATATAAAAAAGAAGAAGCAGAAATATCATTTTGTGCAAGATGTGAAAAGAATGAAATACTTCTGGAAATCAGAGACAATGGAATTGGAATCTCACCAAAAGATTTGCCAAGGATCACGGACAAAGGGTATACTGGAACTACAGGAAGAAACTATCAAAAATCAACAGGGATGGGGTTATATTTGTGTAAGAAACTTTGCAGCAAATTACAACTAAGTTTTTACATCGAATCTAAAGAAGAAGAATACACGAAAGTAACAATCGGCTTCCCAAGAAATTCTATGATTTTTTTAAATGAAGAATGA
- a CDS encoding response regulator transcription factor — translation MKAKIIIVEDHEPIRNELKILLSKYGYEIIVLDRFDTVVEDCLREDVDLILLDINLPFYDGYYVCRAIREKSEVPIIVVTSRDSEMDELMSINLGADDFITKPYNTQILSARISAMLKRTHKEKVNDFLQYQGLKLQLNSSTVIYKDQIIELSKNEMRILYTLLQHKESIVSRNQLMESLWQSNEFIDDNTLTVNVNRVRKKLEAAGLKDFIKTKRGQGYMI, via the coding sequence ATGAAAGCAAAGATCATTATCGTGGAAGATCATGAACCAATTCGTAATGAATTAAAGATTTTGTTAAGTAAATATGGATATGAGATTATAGTGTTAGATCGTTTTGATACAGTTGTCGAAGATTGCTTGAGAGAAGATGTAGATCTGATTTTATTAGATATTAATCTTCCGTTTTATGATGGTTATTATGTGTGCAGAGCAATCAGAGAAAAATCAGAAGTACCGATCATTGTTGTTACAAGTAGGGATAGCGAGATGGATGAGCTAATGAGTATAAATCTTGGAGCGGATGATTTTATCACGAAACCATACAATACACAGATTTTGTCGGCAAGAATTTCTGCAATGTTAAAACGAACACACAAAGAAAAAGTAAATGATTTTTTACAATATCAAGGCTTGAAACTACAACTCAATAGCAGTACTGTTATTTATAAAGATCAGATAATCGAACTTAGTAAAAATGAGATGAGAATATTGTATACATTACTGCAACATAAAGAGAGTATTGTAAGCAGGAATCAATTAATGGAATCCTTATGGCAGTCAAATGAATTTATTGATGATAATACATTAACGGTGAATGTCAATCGTGTAAGGAAAAAATTAGAAGCAGCAGGACTGAAAGATTTTATAAAAACAAAAAGAGGGCAGGGTTATATGATATGA